The nucleotide window GCCACAAGCGGACGCGAAGGCGAAAATATGCAACGGGTCGTTTCGCTTGGTGTAGAACAACGGGAAGGCAAAAGAAACGATTATTGCCAAGATTGGGGCTGAGATGTATCGGAGGACGAAGCCCCAGAAGACTGGGATGTTCCATCTCTTTCCACCTCCAacgacgatgttgagatcTCGGCGAAGCTGGTTGAACTAGAAGCGTGCGTATTAGTAGAAGTTCTGCCAAGTACTAAAGTGTTACATACAGAGTAGAATGAGAACCACCACATCTTGGACAGTACATTGTTCTTGCCAAAGAATCCAGGAGGTCTAGAGTCGGGGGACTTGGAAAGAATGATGGCGAGAATATTAGATGCAATGAAAATGCCGAATCCAACGCCTGCACCAGCAGCAGGGCTCACGGCATGGCCGATTGCTACACCAAGTACCATAGACAAGACGTAACCGATGTTATAAACTAGGTACCCAGTCCATCCAATCTGTCCAACGACATCCTTATAGCGATAGAGGGTCGTAGCACATACACACTCGCACCAGACCACAAATATGAGTGAGAGATTGTTGATCCAGGTGTCGACAGCGTCGAGGAGGTAGAAGCCGAATTTGGTACATTATAtaagggagaggaggaaggaaagaagaatgatgacAGTGGTGATCAGTACTCTCGAGAACTTGCGACCCAGTCCACAGTCGCAGATGAGCGTGACAAGGGATTCGCTGAGAGCAAACGCGGAGCTGAGGCCAAGAACAGCCAGCGTGAGGAAAAATAGAACAGCCCAGACGTTGGCACCCGGCATTTCCGCCAATGCAAGGGGGTAAGTCAAGAAGCCAACGGTAAAAGTACTCAGCGAGATGGACGAGTCGTCAGGAGAGTAACCCAAGAAACCAATGACACCAAAAACGGCAAAGCCACCAACAACTTCATATAGAGAGTTGCAGATTGCGATAATCAGAGTTTCCTGCACGGCGTTTGCATGCTTGCTGTTGTAGGAAGCATAGGAGGTGAAATATCCAAAGCCCACGCCGATGGAGAAAAAGATCTGTCCGCAAGCTGCTTGCCAAATACCGCCACTGCCGAGTTTCTCACCATTCCACTCAccaaaataatacttaatgcCAGTCGAGGCATCTGGGAGAGAAACTGATCggccaaggatgatgatgatcatgatgacGGGCAGACCCATCGTGAAGTAGACAACCCTGCCGGTTGTCCCAACGCCTTTGAACATGCACAGCCACACGAGCACCCACATAAAGGCAGCCCAGCCGACAGTCTCGCCGACAAAGCCAGTGCCAGGATACTCAACATATCCAGAACCCTCGGGAACAATGGGGTCATCATTGGCGATAGCATCCTGCATGTAGAATTCCTGTCCGCGACCGGTCCAGGGAAGAGGGCTCTCGAAAGAGCATCGAAAATAATGCATGATCCAGGCCAAGATAGGGACGTAGTAAGTAGCAACGATAAATCCGTTCATGATGACGGCCAAGCCGACACCCTTGGTATGCTTATTGATCCCATTGAAGGCGACAACGACACTGCCGCGGTAGGCTTGGCCGATGCAGATCTCGAGGCACAGAACTGGGAttccgaggaagaagagggcgATGAGATACGGAATGAACCATTGAAGACCATTGTTGGCGAAGACGACGGAGGGATAGCGGAGAAGATTGCCGAGGCCAACAGCACCGCCCTGAAAGTCATGTCGACGACTCAAACATGAATAGTGAGGTATAACGCACCATGGCAGCGAGCACAAAGGCTGCGCGCGAGGGCCATTTATCACGGCCATCGTCTTCCTTATCTGCGCTAGGCGCGATAAAGTCGACCACTCTTTTGAAGTTGAACCCCATACTTAACTAGCAGATTCTCTGGCGACACAATAAAGAATATCAAGTTGCAGGACTGGCTGGAGGTCGTAAACCTTGTCGCAGATCACAAGAAGGAGCGCGACGAGTGTGACATGAAGAAAAGTGCCAAGGGGGCAGGGCTTTCCAGCATTTTTATAACTACCCTACCAAACGAGGCGAGAATTTCTTGGCAAGTCGTCACCTGTTTTCTGGGCCTGTATCATCGATTGCTTGGCGGAGCAGAGGATGAACCTATCCGCAAGCCGTCCTATCTCTTGGCGCGTACCAGCGAGTGATGGGGTATCATTGTATGACAGCATGGACGACTTGGCAGAGAGCTAGGCCTTCTCCTTTTTCTGAGAGGGACGCTGGGAGGACTCCACCTCCAAGTTTGCCCACTTTACCCCATACCCACTGGAAGTTTAGGAAGTTTAGTGGAAAAGGGAGCTGGGGAGTAGGGAGGAGACTTGGTCTTATATGCGGGGAAGCGGACGCTTCCCTATGTGCGACTGGGAAAGTCACTAACTTGGACGGCGTTTCAATGAACGATTTGCAGTATGGCCAAGATAGTTCGATAGTAGAAGCTGGCTTCTATCTGATGTCTTGGTTCTCTCCATTACTATCGAGTTGTTTTAACCAGTATGAAATTCTATCACATTtagatctagctttttaCATGCCGCCAGTATAATAGTGACTATCGGGGATGCGGACTCACGATGACCTTGGCACTACCCCACAGAGCCTGAAAATGCGGGAACGTCTGGATAAGCATATCTTTCCGTCTGGCCACTGGTCCAACACTCCCTACAGGAGCTTCCTTTTCTGGAAGGTCATGAAAATTGCTTGGGGCCTCTGTTGTTTGTTGTCGAAGCCTCGATGCAATGATTGGTTATACAGTTCTCTTGTAACACGTCCTCGGCTTGTTGTCGTCCCAGCGTGCTACAATGTCAGCTGCCATTGCATGCTACGTTAGCGGTATCATTATTCACTTAAAGTCTCAACGGTTGATGTACACTGCAGAGCCGCACTGACTTGAATGGGAGACATGAGATAGTTACAGAGGCTGATTATTCTTCTCTGTGACGCCAATCCCTGGCCGGATAGAGAACTCCAGATGCTCAATGTTGAGATATAGGGTGATCAAGGCGAAGTTCATACAGAACGTACGACTTTCACATGCGCCGAATCTAAGTTTTGATATGTAAATAGTCCCTCAATAAGACGTGTTCCTTTCTTCAAAAATTTTACGTAAAACGAGTAtctccttgttgatgagctgacGTTTGGGCAATTTCGACATTCCTGATTCTCATCCCCGCTTACCATTCTAGCAAGGTAGTATTCACTTGCCACTCCAGATTCTGAGACGGGGGAGGCTCTGTGCCATAAAACCACGATATTTTCATCTTTTGAGTGATTTAAACCATGCTACGGCCCCTTCAACTGATTTTCGTCTCCGAGTAAACAGCGGGTCGTGAGTAGATGAGTTAATAAGATGTTGGTCATGGCGTTCGCTTAACCTGCACTTCAGCAGACCACCAAGCTATATTCTGTCTTCTGTACATGACCAGTCGGCGTTCCCGAAAAACAAGCTGAACCGGGGCACAGTAACATCATCAGTGCCAACCATGGTTGCGCATGGCGGAACCGATCCGACAGCTGGCCTCAAGAAAAGTCCAGATTGCTAAATGCCATGAATCGTCGTTAACCTTTTCATCACTTGTGAAAAAGGAAGAAACTACTGATATCGCAAGACGAGATCTCGACGATAGCGAGGCCGAAAAACCTCAAATCAAGACAAGATTACTGAAACGTGCTGCAATGCCGCCAAATACCTTGGCGACAGTTGTGAACCAGCGATAAGCCGATACTTGCCGTTTCCGCTTCTTAGTGTGTAAAGGCTGCGATTTTCGTTTCTTGTACACACTATGACTAGACTCCCCTGGTAATGCTGTATTCCATTCCATGGCTTGGCTGAAAGTGATGTGTAATAACGTGGGGTAATGGCGACTAGAATTTGGGGAACCATGCTCGTCTGACCAGAGGTCATGTCAGAGCTAAGGAATCAGCTGGCTTGGTGCTTGGCAGCTACAGTACATCTTGCATAATGAATTCGAACTTCCTATATAATACAAGATGTTTAATTGGGCCTCGCTTGCCTAAGGGATGCTGCAGTTCTATACACTCTGAGCTCTTGTGTCTACCAAAACCCGAAAAGCTGATACTTAAGTGCATCTCAGATCATTTCCCATGCTAGGGaagtcttgtcttgttgttACCAACGTAGTTGCGCAATGTCCACCCCAGCACACCGAGCACACGCTTAAGACGACTTTCAGAGTCATAAGAAGCTGGATCTGCAGCATATAGGGCCTCCTTAGCGGTATCCGGAAGTATGATAATTTTCTGGTTGACGTATCTCTTCACCTGCTTCGCGATCTGACCGGTCACTGTGACCTCCCTTTCCCAGCCATTAGCTAACAGCGCACCCCAAGgcccaagatcaaggcaaGTGCCGTATCCAGGTTGAGAATACGGAATGGTTGGTTCGCCGACGAGGTCTGCTGCTGCGTTGTGTCCTGAGAAACGACCGAGGACAACGGCGTGTTGGCATGAGGGCATGGTGACATTGCCTTTAGTATCAGTGGCGGCATGGGCGGCGTCACCGGTTGCAAATACGCAAGGACAGCCAGGGACACGGAGATTTTGGTCGACGCAAAGTCGGGAGAGCGTATCCTTCTGCCCAGGAATTTGTTGTGCGAGGGACGTTGCTCGCACGCCAGCGGTCCAGATGACAGTCATCGCTTCAATCCGCTCTTCTGACGAAAGACTGACGCCACTTGGGTCAATTGAAGTAACAGAAGCACCGAGCTTGAGCTCAACACCGAGGCTTTCGAGAGCTTTCATGATAATAGGACGCGGCCCTTCTCCAAGTTCAGGCCCAACGACTAAGGCACTTTCAACGAGTACAATGCGCGGTTTCTTAATGTGCTTGAGCATGTTGGGTAGCTCTGTCGCAATCTCAATACCAGTGAAGCCACCGCCACAGACAACCACAGTGTTGCGGGCTTTGCTGACGGGAAGGAATTCCAGATTCTTGATATGAGACTCAAGCTTGGTTGCAGCGGCGATTGAATCAATGTCAAAGCCATACTCCTCAAGCCCGGTAATACTCTTGGGTCGGGTAACTGTGCTCCCAGCTGCAAGCACGAGCCGATCGTAAGTAATATCAGATTTGTCACCAGATGCGGATTTGACATGAACTGTCTGTGAGTTTGTGTCGATTGTCTCCACGATTCCTTGGAAGAACTCAATACCGGCATGTGTAAAAAGTGGCCCGAGGGGTTGTTTCATCATCGAGGGATTGAGTTCGTATAGACGAGGACGGAGGATCAGTGCTTGTTCGGGGGCGATGACGAGAACTTGAATGTCTTGCTTTTTGCtattgaggttgatgagacgTTGGGCGGAGAGGGCACTCCAAACTCCGGCGAAACCAGCACCCACAATTACAATTCTGCTTGGCATATTGAATATGTTCTGATGTACTGAAATATGAGGTTAAGAATTGCGAACTATTAGTATATCTGTGAAGAAATGGtggtctgagtctgagttgTAAGGATGATTGTGTTAATATCCTCCGAATTGGAAACCGTTCTGGCCTTTTTATACCTACCGTAACTATGTAAATCATAAAGAATAATCTCCTTCGAGTTGCCGCTCAGTACTCTGGCCCTTTATCCTCAACATCACCCGCCGGCTTTCAGGATTACGGATGCCCGGCCTCTGAAACGGTTACCCGGATACCCGAATGCTCCCCCACCTAACCTCCAAACACACGGACGTGCATTTAGGACACGGGAATTATTTTTTTACCATCTCAATCGATTGAGGAACTGCTGGAGAAAAATGTCTTATTCTATTCAATTCTGAGACATACTGTCCATAGCTGCATCAATATCAGTCATTCACACAATGCATTTTGCGACAGCACCAAGGAACATAGATTCAACATAAAGTGAGTTGACTACATGCATCTCTTCGAGACTTCCAGCCTCATTTGTCTCGAGGATAGCTACATACGCACatatataaaaggtaataGGACCTGAaaacatcatcctcttctaaaATGTCCATAATGACCTCTCGATGCGCAGTCCGGCCATGACCTGCAGCAAGGACATAGGGCTCAATCATCCTGACCTTCCCATGAGCATTGAAAACGACGTTCTCTTTTTTGTTCGATAGCGACTAAAAGCATTTCCACCTCGTTGGCGTTTCGTCTACGTATGTACAACGTAAGACGATTTTTGTCTGGCCTGGGCAGCCCCAGCAGTGGCAATTAGTGTATATTAATTGTTGTCGATGTGATGTGAGGGTCCGCTGTGTATTCTTTGTTGGCTTCTGTGGCTTTGATGTCTTGGATCATCCATGCCGGAACTTGCGCGATATGTTCTTGAATCTGGTTTGTGATGACTTGAGAGACTCCGGGAACTAATGACAGTTTGTCAAGAGAAATTCAGACCGATGCAGATGGGTTCGTCCGCGAGGTGCGGGAACAGCGTTCATACATTTCTCAGGGCCAGATGGCAATTCTATTGATGAGGCTACGTTTGCAGACAAGCTGATTGATGATTTTGGCGCCGCTGTTACTCCAGCGAGTGCGGGTTTTAGTGATGGGGGAGTCGCTGATTACAAGGGTTATCTCCGTCTTAGCTTAGGAGAGCGAGTGCAAGTAGTCGCCGAAGGGCTAAGAGTTATCGAGTTGGCCTTAGAAAATTTCTAGTCTTGAGAGATGGTTATCTAAACGAATGGCAGAATAACATGGCTCGCATGATCTCCACCAACATGAACCTCGTGTTTCCCATGATTATCCAGATGCTCCAGACTTCCAAAATTACTCACACCGATATTCCTCCCACAAACAACAGCTCTAAGCGACTCACCAGCCTCATACTCGATACCCATAGCCCAAATACCAATATCAAGTCTCACAACATCCCCAGGAGTAATCTTCTCAACTTTCTCATGAGGATGGAAGGGCCAGTGCGGATGCATACTCTTGCTCTCATCGATCTCACGATGCGATGCTCGGAGCACACCCATTGGACCGCGATACACAACGACTTCTATCTTTTCTTGGGGGGTCATTTCTTCGAAGGATTGTTTGGGGATACCCTTCCATGGGATGTTGAGGTTCATCATGACTTCGTCGTTGGAATCGAGTTTCTCGAGGGTGACATAGACGTCCATGTCGTCGTAGTCGGGGCAGGACATGTAGAGAACTGCCTTGGGGAGACCGACTAATCTTGTTGTTTTGTCGAAGCGATATGTGAAACTGACCTGATCCTCGGTTTCGGAGTTGTAACTGACCACTGATCTCTCGGCTGGCTGATCGAGAGAGAGTTTGTTGTCCTGCGTAAAATACAGTTTCTTGTAATCTGTTCTAGGAATGGGGAAATTGTCCTCGACGATATTCTCGTATGACTGAGGTTCCTTCTTACCAAAGCGCAGAACAGCCGTGCGGACCTTTGGTACTTTGTCCCAGCCGttgtccttgcccttgaggaaGTAGTCAAAAAAGTCAAGCAACTCAGTCCTCGCTTGCTCGTTGCCCCAAATGTCATACCACTCTTGCCAAGGGTGGAAGCGAAGCCACTTGTGTGGTGTGTCAACTTCGAGCCAGCCTCGAATAGCGCCCATGCCGTGCATTGTGTTGGTCCATGTACCGGTGATGTAAGTGGGgatgttgatcttcttcatgtCGGGGCGCTTGTCGTTCCACCACTCATTCGCAAGGGGATGTTGTTTGAACATTTCTCGGAAGCTCTCAATGCCGCTGTGGCCTTGCATCATATACTTCACGATGAGTTTGTCAAATAGATCGCCTGCGTAAATGCCACCACGGGCAAATTGCTCGCGGTATAAGTCGCCGCAGCCCTCCCAGGGAGCAATAGCTTTGAGACTGGGTGGGTTCAGTGCTGCGATGAACCATTGAACAATAGCTAGATGAGAATTTCCCGCTAGACCAACAGAACCATTGCACCATGGGAGTTTGGCGATGCTCTCAATAGTGTCGTAGCCATCTTCGGCTTCTTGAGTTCCCATGATGACCAAGGTTCCCTCACTATCGCCTGATCCACGAGAATCAATATTGACAACAGCGTAACCGCGAGGAACCCAATCAGCAGGATCAGGCgcctcaaacttctccaGTCCAGAAAGTGTCTGCGATGCAATACCCAGATTCCAAGGAACCATGAGTTCTAGAGACAAAATGCCATTGAACTTTTTTCCAAAAGGTGACCAGCAGATAATAGCAGGAACAGGCTCATCCGTGTTCGGTGGACGGTACACATCAGCGTATAGCGTAACACCATCGCGCATCTTGAACGCTACATCATGTTCTACGAGAACAGGCGAAGGTAATGATCGTGCCTGAGGACTCTCGTGTTTCCAACCTGCTGGGAGGACTTCTGAGTGAGGGTTGAATCCGACATAGCCGCCATGACCGACTTTAGGAGTGCCGATAGGCTCAATTGGGACTGTGAAGGGGAGGTTTGTGAGAGGCATGATGGTTGCGATGACAAGGGTTTGATTGGGAATTGAGTGACTTTAATTTTGCAAGCATTTGCGAGCCTATTCATAGTCGATACTTGAGATGCTAAAATGGATTCCGATGTAGCGAACCGGGCTGTGGACTTGTCGGCCCCACTGCATATGGCGCGGGTCGGAATCGGAGCCTGAACTTGAGCGCGTGGCAG belongs to Fusarium musae strain F31 chromosome 9, whole genome shotgun sequence and includes:
- a CDS encoding hypothetical protein (EggNog:ENOG41) → MPSRIVIVGAGFAGVWSALSAQRLINLNSKKQDIQVLVIAPEQALILRPRLYELNPSMMKQPLGPLFTHAGIEFFQGIVETIDTNSQTVHVKSASGDKSDITYDRLVLAAGSTVTRPKSITGLEEYGFDIDSIAAATKLESHIKNLEFLPVSKARNTVVVCGGGFTGIEIATELPNMLKHIKKPRIVLVESALVVGPELGEGPRPIIMKALESLGVELKLGASVTSIDPSGVSLSSEERIEAMTVIWTAGVRATSLAQQIPGQKDTLSRLCVDQNLRVPGCPCVFATGDAAHAATDTKGNVTMPSCQHAVVLGRFSGHNAAADLVGEPTIPYSQPGYGTCLDLGPWGALLANGWEREVTVTGQIAKQVKRYVNQKIIILPDTAKEALYAADPASYDSESRLKRVLGVLGWTLRNY
- a CDS encoding hypothetical protein (EggNog:ENOG41); the encoded protein is MPLTNLPFTVPIEPIGTPKVGHGGYVGFNPHSEVLPAGWKHESPQARSLPSPVLVEHDVAFKMRDGVTLYADVYRPPNTDEPVPAIICWSPFGKKFNGILSLELMVPWNLGIASQTLSGLEKFEAPDPADWVPRGYAVVNIDSRGSGDSEGTLVIMGTQEAEDGYDTIESIAKLPWCNGSVGLAGNSHLAIVQWFIAALNPPSLKAIAPWEGCGDLYREQFARGGIYAGDLFDKLIVKYMMQGHSGIESFREMFKQHPLANEWWNDKRPDMKKINIPTYITGTWTNTMHGMGAIRGWLEVDTPHKWLRFHPWQEWYDIWGNEQARTELLDFFDYFLKGKDNGWDKVPKVRTAVLRFGKKEPQSYENIVEDNFPIPRTDYKKLYFTQDNKLSLDQPAERSVVSYNSETEDQVSFTYRFDKTTRLVGLPKAVLYMSCPDYDDMDVYVTLEKLDSNDEVMMNLNIPWKGIPKQSFEEMTPQEKIEVVVYRGPMGVLRASHREIDESKSMHPHWPFHPHEKVEKITPGDVVRLDIGIWAMGIEYEAGESLRAVVCGRNIGVSNFGSLEHLDNHGKHEVHVGGDHASHVILPFV
- a CDS encoding hypothetical protein (EggNog:ENOG41); the protein is MGFNFKRVVDFIAPSADKEDDGRDKWPSRAAFVLAAMGGAVGLGNLLRYPSVVFANNGLQWFIPYLIALFFLGIPVLCLEICIGQAYRGSVVVAFNGINKHTKGVGLAVIMNGFIVATYYVPILAWIMHYFRCSFESPLPWTGRGQEFYMQDAIANDDPIVPEGSGYVEYPGTGFVGETVGWAAFMWVLVWLCMFKGVGTTGRVVYFTMGLPVIMIIIILGRSVSLPDASTGIKYYFGEWNGEKLGSGGIWQAACGQIFFSIGVGFGYFTSYASYNSKHANAVQETLIIAICNSLYEVVGGFAVFGVIGFLGYSPDDSSISLSTFTVGFLTYPLALAEMPGANVWAVLFFLTLAVLGLSSAFALSESLVTLICDCGLGRKFSRVLITTVIILLSFLLSLI